One window of Rhizobium leguminosarum genomic DNA carries:
- the choW gene encoding choline ABC transporter permease subunit, whose amino-acid sequence MNWITDAKIPIGSWAKSFVDWLTSNGEWFFNQLAFLLSSAIDGLLFVLQKPHPLIVIAAITALAFWLRRSIAITLFTCLGLLLIVNQGYWKETTETLALVLAATFVCMVIGIPFGIAAARRPWVYAAMRPVLDLMQTIPTFVYLIPALILFGLGMVPGLIATVIFAIPAPIRLTRLGIISTPPSLVEAAVAFGATPIQVLRKIELPFAMPQIMAGLTQTIMLSLSMVVIAALVGAPGLGVPVVRALNTVNIAKGFEAGFCIVILAIILDRIFRTAGEGGGA is encoded by the coding sequence TTGAATTGGATCACCGACGCTAAGATTCCCATCGGCTCATGGGCCAAATCCTTCGTGGACTGGCTGACCTCGAACGGCGAGTGGTTCTTCAACCAGCTTGCCTTCCTACTGTCGAGCGCCATAGACGGCCTGCTCTTCGTGTTGCAGAAGCCCCACCCGCTAATCGTCATCGCTGCCATCACCGCCCTTGCCTTCTGGCTACGCCGGTCGATCGCGATTACCCTCTTCACCTGTCTTGGGCTGCTGCTCATCGTGAACCAGGGTTATTGGAAAGAGACGACGGAGACGCTCGCCCTGGTGCTCGCCGCCACCTTTGTCTGCATGGTGATCGGCATTCCCTTCGGCATTGCCGCCGCCCGCCGCCCTTGGGTCTATGCCGCCATGCGCCCGGTGCTCGATCTGATGCAGACCATTCCGACATTCGTCTATCTGATTCCGGCGCTGATCCTGTTCGGCCTCGGAATGGTTCCGGGCCTGATCGCGACCGTCATCTTCGCCATCCCCGCCCCCATCCGGCTGACGCGCCTCGGCATCATCTCGACGCCACCTTCCCTCGTCGAAGCCGCCGTCGCTTTTGGTGCAACGCCGATCCAGGTGCTGCGCAAGATCGAACTTCCCTTTGCCATGCCGCAGATCATGGCGGGCCTCACCCAGACCATCATGTTGTCGCTATCGATGGTGGTCATCGCCGCCCTCGTTGGGGCTCCCGGGCTCGGCGTGCCGGTCGTCCGCGCGCTGAACACCGTCAATATCGCCAAGGGCTTCGAAGCCGGTTTCTGCATCGTCATCCTGGCGATCATTCTCGACCGCATATTCCGCACGGCGGGTGAAGGAGGCGGCGCATGA